A portion of the Candidatus Eisenbacteria bacterium genome contains these proteins:
- a CDS encoding zinc metallopeptidase, whose protein sequence is MLLMIPAMIFAFYAQHKVHSTYQKFSQIAATNRRSGRDIALTILRQNGINDVDVEEGHGFLSDHYDPIHKKVRLSPHNYNEASVAGVAVAAHEVGHAIQHATGYAPLQFRTALFPVANFGSMLAFPIILVGLLFLPNVSIAGVSLLDIGIVLFSFAVLFQIVTLPVEFDASRRALVQINQLGLVAPQEQAGAKKVLDAAALTYVAAAAAAALQLIRLLILRNSRD, encoded by the coding sequence ATGCTGCTCATGATCCCGGCCATGATCTTCGCGTTCTACGCGCAGCACAAGGTCCACTCGACCTACCAGAAGTTCAGCCAGATCGCGGCGACGAACCGGCGAAGCGGCAGGGACATCGCGCTCACGATCCTGCGCCAGAACGGCATCAACGACGTGGACGTGGAGGAGGGGCACGGCTTCCTGTCCGACCACTACGACCCGATCCACAAGAAGGTCCGGCTCTCGCCGCACAACTACAACGAGGCGTCGGTGGCGGGCGTCGCGGTCGCGGCCCACGAGGTGGGCCACGCGATCCAGCACGCCACGGGCTACGCGCCGCTCCAGTTCCGGACGGCGCTCTTCCCGGTCGCGAACTTCGGGAGCATGCTCGCGTTCCCGATCATCCTGGTGGGGCTCCTCTTCCTCCCGAACGTCTCGATCGCGGGGGTGAGCCTTCTCGACATCGGGATCGTGCTCTTCTCGTTCGCGGTGCTCTTCCAGATCGTGACCCTGCCCGTGGAGTTCGACGCGAGCCGGCGGGCGCTCGTCCAGATCAACCAGCTCGGGCTGGTCGCGCCCCAGGAGCAGGCCGGGGCGAAGAAGGTGCTCGATGCCGCGGCCCTGACCTACGTCGCGGCGGCTGCCGCGGCCGCCCTCCAGCTCATCCGGCTCCTGATCCTGCGAAACTCGCGGGACTGA
- a CDS encoding HU family DNA-binding protein: MTKADIVDEIAERTGLTKKDVADTVDQFLEAVSRALASGKHIEIRGFGTFKVKDRKSRLARNPRTGESVPVPPRRVPVFKVSKELKDIVAQI; encoded by the coding sequence ATGACCAAGGCAGATATCGTCGACGAGATTGCCGAGCGAACCGGCTTGACGAAAAAGGACGTCGCCGACACGGTCGACCAATTTCTCGAGGCCGTCTCCAGGGCGCTGGCATCCGGAAAGCACATCGAGATCCGCGGCTTCGGAACCTTCAAGGTGAAGGACCGGAAGTCGCGTTTGGCGCGCAATCCACGCACCGGAGAGTCGGTTCCCGTCCCGCCGCGGCGGGTGCCCGTCTTCAAGGTATCGAAGGAGCTGAAGGACATCGTCGCCCAGATCTAG